One candidate division WOR-3 bacterium DNA window includes the following coding sequences:
- a CDS encoding metallophosphoesterase, translating to MRILECSIPDKVAYLVPIGDIHFEDPGFTESSYHLLKGYIDWVRDNRNARVFLMGDLFNCAGRNSRTQPHFQKPQAFQRLCELFSPIASQIIGAIEGNHEARLVNDFGVSLLEAFCLKLGIPYCKWSAVIKMRVGRRTNERNKAVNVYWVYCHHTTGGGATVGGKLNRIERLAHIIEGVDVICGGHNHALGVISIDRFYPADRHIYKRRIWIVATGSYLEWDGSYSEQRMMQPTKLGSPRIRFSGERGRKDIHVSV from the coding sequence ATGAGGATACTTGAGTGTAGTATCCCGGACAAGGTGGCGTATTTAGTGCCAATAGGTGATATTCATTTTGAGGATCCCGGGTTTACGGAGTCGAGTTATCATTTGTTAAAGGGTTATATTGATTGGGTTAGGGATAACAGGAATGCTCGGGTGTTTTTGATGGGTGATTTGTTTAATTGTGCGGGGCGGAATTCGAGGACTCAGCCGCATTTTCAGAAGCCGCAGGCGTTTCAGAGGTTATGTGAGTTATTTTCGCCGATAGCGTCGCAGATAATTGGGGCGATAGAGGGTAATCATGAGGCGCGGCTTGTTAATGATTTTGGGGTATCGTTATTGGAGGCTTTTTGTTTGAAGTTAGGGATTCCTTATTGTAAGTGGTCGGCGGTGATAAAGATGCGGGTTGGGCGTCGGACGAATGAGCGGAATAAGGCGGTGAATGTTTATTGGGTGTATTGTCATCATACTACTGGAGGTGGTGCGACGGTTGGTGGCAAGTTAAATCGTATTGAGAGGTTGGCGCATATAATTGAGGGTGTGGATGTGATTTGTGGTGGGCATAATCATGCGTTAGGTGTGATAAGTATAGACAGGTTTTATCCGGCTGACAGGCACATTTACAAGCGGCGGATTTGGATAGTTGCGACGGGTAGTTATTTAGAGTGGGATGGGTCTTATTCTGAGCAGAGGATGATGCAGCCGACGAAGTTGGGGTCGCCTCGGATAAGGTTTTCTGGTGAGCGTGGGCGAAAGGACATTCACGTTTCGGTTTGA
- a CDS encoding recombination protein NinG: protein MAVKKTTGEVIKKMVYINRRLSRASRSLLRVWADWLFSYYIRSLYKRCYTCGSKRNLQCGHFVSRVYLLGRYDEDNVRAQCVRCNVFKVGNKEVFSLNLVTEYGERRFCEMVRRIVYGKSPRDLRAFYVQVINRYTDKVLSLLGDRAKKRFLRLSELSKKTGKVNRESKQEKQRKVNKRGRVKDGKV from the coding sequence ATGGCTGTGAAGAAAACTACAGGCGAGGTGATAAAGAAAATGGTTTATATAAACAGGCGGCTGAGCAGAGCGAGCAGGAGTTTATTGCGTGTTTGGGCTGATTGGCTTTTTTCGTATTACATTCGGTCTTTATATAAGCGGTGTTATACTTGTGGGAGTAAGAGAAATTTACAATGTGGGCATTTTGTGTCTCGGGTGTATCTATTAGGGCGATATGATGAGGACAATGTTCGGGCACAATGTGTTCGTTGTAATGTTTTTAAGGTTGGGAACAAGGAGGTATTTTCGTTAAATCTTGTGACTGAGTATGGCGAGCGGCGTTTTTGTGAGATGGTGCGGCGGATAGTTTATGGTAAGTCGCCGAGGGATTTGAGGGCGTTTTATGTTCAGGTGATTAACAGGTATACTGACAAGGTTTTATCGTTATTAGGTGATAGAGCGAAGAAAAGGTTTTTAAGATTGAGCGAGTTGAGTAAAAAAACAGGGAAAGTAAACAGGGAAAGTAAACAGGAAAAGCAAAGAAAGGTAAACAAGAGAGGCAGGGTAAAAGATGGTAAAGTTTAG